CCACTCGCGTCGTCCGCGTCCGCCCCGGCAGCTGGCCCCAAGTCCAGGTGCCCAGGGAGGAGTTCCTGCGTGACACCAGCGCCGAAGAACGCTTCCCGAGCCCGGCGATCTTTCCGAAATACTGATGGAGAAGAAACGCGCGGCTTTTCTCACGATCCTCCTTCTCGCGGTGCCCGGCCTTTTGCCGAACCTGGCCGCCGCCGGCCGTGTCGCGCTGCGGCGACTCAATCGAACGCAGCACGAAAACACGCCCAATGACCTGCTGGGGTCTCGATCAAGCTCGGCGCCGTGTTGCCGGACGACGGCTGCGTGGCGGGCTTCGACAATGTGAGCGAGGGGCTCGATGTTTCCTCCTCGCATCTGGTGCTGTATCAACAGGCCGCCGACTTGGCGCTCGATGCCGCGATCGCCACGCGGCCACCCGACGCTGAGAACAACTTTGTGTTGAAGCCTCCCGGCGACTCCACCACGCTGCCGCTGTGTCCAAGCCTGTCCTCGGCCGCGGTCTCGGCGAACTGATGCAGGGGCAACCTGTCGCCGGACGTCCCGCCGCGGGCGGGGCGACGCCGCAGGCGCAGGGGGAACTGAGCGAGGGTTTTCA
This Verrucomicrobiota bacterium DNA region includes the following protein-coding sequences:
- a CDS encoding DUF1587 domain-containing protein — protein: MKLGAVLPDDGCVAGFDNVSEGLDVSSSHLVLYQQAADLALDAAIATRPPDAENNFVLKPPGDSTTLPLCPSLSSAAVSAN